The following proteins come from a genomic window of Geminicoccaceae bacterium SCSIO 64248:
- a CDS encoding ABC transporter permease produces MAVAVSPSLPLQAADLRRSLRRTERRRTLRALALVLPLFLFLLVFFVLPIARMLFLSVDNGDMASVLPETASLLQEWDGEGTPGEAVFAAFGREIVVAQEERTLAEVATRLNFIDAGFRSLLFGTARKLPDEAPSDWREAFAEADPRWTEPATWQAIRTAAPRLTDFYLLQAVDLQRGPDGGITNVPPQQALYRDVLGRTFWISTIVTLVCLVLAYPLAYKLATLPPRTSNLLMILVLLPFWTSLLVRTTAWVVLLQREGLINQTLMKVNLIAEPLQLIYNRTGVYIAMVHILLPFMILPLYSVMKGISPSYMRAAVSLGATPFTAFRRVYLPQTTPGIAAGSVLVFILAIGYYITPALVGGAGDQMISSLIAFFTIQTVNWGLAAALGTVLMVATAILYAVYAKLVGVEGVRLG; encoded by the coding sequence ATGGCCGTCGCCGTTTCTCCGTCGCTTCCGCTTCAGGCCGCCGACCTGAGGCGGAGCCTCAGGCGCACCGAGCGCAGGCGCACGCTGCGCGCCCTGGCGCTCGTGCTGCCGCTTTTCCTCTTCCTGCTGGTCTTTTTCGTCCTGCCGATCGCGCGGATGCTGTTCTTGTCGGTCGACAACGGCGACATGGCGAGCGTGCTGCCGGAGACGGCGTCGCTGCTGCAGGAATGGGACGGCGAGGGCACGCCCGGGGAGGCGGTGTTCGCCGCGTTCGGGCGCGAGATCGTCGTGGCGCAGGAGGAGCGCACGCTGGCCGAAGTGGCGACGCGGCTGAACTTCATCGATGCCGGGTTCCGCTCGCTGCTGTTCGGGACCGCGCGCAAGCTGCCGGACGAGGCGCCGTCCGACTGGCGGGAGGCGTTCGCCGAGGCCGATCCCCGCTGGACGGAGCCGGCGACATGGCAGGCGATCCGGACGGCCGCGCCGCGCCTGACCGACTTCTACCTGCTGCAGGCCGTCGACCTGCAGCGTGGGCCTGACGGCGGCATCACCAATGTCCCGCCCCAGCAGGCTCTCTATCGCGACGTGCTCGGACGGACGTTCTGGATCAGCACGATCGTCACGCTCGTCTGCCTGGTCCTCGCCTATCCGCTCGCCTACAAGCTGGCGACCCTGCCGCCGCGGACGAGCAACCTTCTGATGATCCTGGTCCTGCTCCCGTTCTGGACCTCTCTGCTCGTGCGCACCACGGCTTGGGTCGTCCTGTTGCAGCGCGAGGGTCTGATCAACCAGACCCTGATGAAGGTGAACCTGATCGCCGAGCCGCTGCAGCTCATCTACAACCGGACCGGCGTGTACATCGCGATGGTACACATTCTCCTGCCGTTCATGATCCTGCCGCTCTACAGCGTCATGAAGGGCATCAGCCCGTCCTACATGCGCGCGGCGGTGTCGCTGGGCGCGACGCCGTTCACCGCCTTTCGGAGGGTCTACCTGCCACAGACCACGCCCGGCATCGCGGCGGGATCGGTCCTCGTCTTCATCCTGGCGATCGGCTACTACATCACGCCCGCCCTGGTGGGCGGCGCCGGCGACCAGATGATCAGCTCGCTGATCGCCTTCTTCACCATCCAGACCGTGAACTGGGGGCTGGCCGCCGCGCTCGGCACCGTCCTCATGGTCGCGACCGCGATCCTCTACGCCGTCTACGCCAAGCTGGTCGGCGTCGAAGGCGTGCGGCTCGGCTGA
- a CDS encoding NAD-dependent epimerase/dehydratase family protein: MQVFVTGAAGYIGGSIAARLIEAGHGVRGLVRSEAKAEAVRALGITPVEGTLDDGELLAEEARGADAVINAASSDHRGAVDALLAALAGSDKPFLHTSGSSVIGDEARGEPSDRVVRENDDFEPHPARAARYALDRAVLGAGKDGVRSAVLCNTLIYGRGLGAQPDSIQVPYLVRQARASGVARHVGRGLNVWSHVHIEDLADLYVLALAKAEPGSFLFVENGEASFRDMAAKVAQALGCAGPEDWPFPEAAAAWGEAMATFTMGSNSRVRGALGRELGWSPSRPGVLDWIAKANVDAIGEGSGGGH, translated from the coding sequence ATGCAGGTCTTTGTCACCGGCGCTGCCGGCTATATCGGCGGCTCGATCGCCGCGCGGCTGATCGAGGCCGGGCACGGCGTCCGGGGCCTGGTCCGGAGCGAGGCCAAGGCCGAGGCGGTCCGGGCGCTCGGCATCACGCCGGTCGAGGGCACGCTGGACGACGGCGAGCTTCTCGCGGAGGAGGCGCGCGGCGCCGACGCCGTGATCAACGCGGCGAGCAGCGATCATCGTGGCGCGGTCGATGCGCTCCTGGCCGCGCTGGCGGGCTCCGACAAGCCCTTCCTGCACACGAGCGGCTCCAGCGTGATCGGCGACGAGGCCAGGGGCGAGCCGTCGGACCGCGTGGTCCGCGAGAACGACGACTTCGAGCCCCACCCCGCCCGCGCGGCCCGCTACGCGCTCGACCGAGCCGTCCTCGGGGCGGGGAAGGACGGCGTGCGCTCGGCCGTGCTCTGCAACACCTTGATCTACGGCCGCGGGCTGGGCGCGCAACCCGACAGCATCCAGGTGCCGTATCTTGTGCGACAGGCGCGCGCGAGCGGCGTCGCCCGTCATGTCGGCCGCGGCCTCAACGTCTGGTCGCACGTCCACATCGAGGATCTGGCCGATCTTTACGTCCTGGCGCTCGCCAAGGCCGAGCCCGGCAGCTTCCTGTTCGTCGAGAACGGCGAGGCATCGTTCCGCGACATGGCGGCCAAGGTGGCGCAGGCGCTGGGCTGCGCGGGGCCGGAGGATTGGCCCTTCCCTGAGGCGGCCGCGGCCTGGGGCGAGGCGATGGCCACCTTCACCATGGGCTCGAACAGCCGCGTGCGCGGCGCGCTCGGCCGCGAGCTGGGCTGGAGCCCCTCACGTCCCGGCGTGCTCGACTGGATCGCCAAGGCGAATGTCGACGCGATCGGCGAGGGCTCCGGCGGCGGGCATTAG
- the dhaK gene encoding dihydroxyacetone kinase subunit DhaK: protein MKKFLNNLDDMLGESLRGFGRVHADLVVVSQEPAFVRRADAPARGKVALISGGGSGHEPLHAGFVGKGVLDAACPGQVFTSPTPDQVLAAAEAVDGGAGVLLIVKNYSGDVMNFEMAAEMLPGPNATVLVNDDVAVEDSSFTTGRRGVAGTIVVEKIVGAAAEAGSDLAACQALGERVVRATRTMGVALTSCTVPAAGTPTFALGEDEMEMGVGIHGEPGRSRLPLATADSIARDMLGSALDDLNAPGDVPLLLLVNGFGATPLMELHLLADAAIRLIEQRGHPIARILVGNYCTSLDMAGASLTVTRLDDEMTGFWDAPVHTAALRW from the coding sequence TTGAAGAAATTCCTCAACAATCTCGACGACATGCTGGGCGAAAGCTTGCGCGGCTTCGGCCGGGTCCACGCCGACCTGGTCGTCGTCAGCCAGGAGCCCGCCTTCGTGCGCCGCGCCGATGCGCCCGCGCGCGGCAAGGTCGCCCTGATCTCGGGCGGCGGTTCGGGCCATGAGCCGCTGCACGCGGGCTTTGTCGGCAAAGGCGTGCTCGACGCCGCCTGTCCCGGGCAGGTGTTCACCTCGCCGACGCCCGACCAGGTGCTGGCGGCGGCCGAGGCGGTGGACGGCGGAGCCGGCGTGCTCCTGATCGTCAAGAACTACTCGGGCGACGTCATGAATTTCGAGATGGCCGCGGAGATGCTGCCCGGGCCGAACGCGACCGTCCTGGTCAACGACGACGTCGCGGTCGAGGATTCCAGCTTCACGACGGGCAGGCGCGGCGTGGCCGGCACGATCGTGGTCGAGAAGATCGTCGGCGCGGCCGCCGAAGCCGGAAGCGACCTCGCGGCGTGCCAGGCCTTGGGAGAGCGTGTCGTCCGCGCGACGCGCACCATGGGCGTGGCGCTCACCAGCTGCACCGTGCCCGCCGCGGGCACGCCGACCTTCGCGCTCGGCGAGGACGAGATGGAGATGGGCGTCGGGATCCACGGCGAGCCGGGGCGGAGCCGGCTGCCCCTGGCCACGGCCGATTCGATAGCGCGGGACATGCTGGGCAGCGCACTGGACGACCTGAACGCGCCCGGCGACGTGCCCTTGCTTCTCCTGGTCAACGGCTTCGGCGCGACGCCCCTGATGGAGCTCCACCTCCTGGCCGACGCGGCTATTCGCCTGATCGAGCAGCGCGGCCATCCGATCGCGCGAATCCTCGTCGGGAACTACTGCACCTCGCTCGACATGGCCGGGGCGTCGCTGACCGTGACCCGCCTCGACGACGAGATGACAGGATTCTGGGACGCCCCCGTCCACACCGCCGCCTTGCGCTGGTGA
- a CDS encoding ABC transporter ATP-binding protein, with the protein MAFFHEATVQQPFVRFDRVQKTYDGKALIVRDLNLDIAPGEFLTLLGPSGSGKTTSLMMLAGFEQPTDGHIYLAGRPIDRLPPHKRDIGVVFQNYALFPHMTVGENLAFPLSVRGRSKSEIEARVKRALDMVRLSPLHDRRPAQLSGGQQQRVAVARALVFEPKLVLMDEPLGALDKQLREEMQLEVKHIHERVGVTVVYVTHDQSEALTMSDRIAVFNDGVIQQCAAPRELYERPATAFVASFLGENNRLPGRIESLQGGLARVVLDVGGHILADPVGVSPGDPTVVSVRPERISLGRPEGDAVNTLSARVIETIYHGDHLRLRLALGEQVAAGDPDGFTVKLGPNQAETPGPGQLIELSWQASACRALAAA; encoded by the coding sequence ATGGCTTTCTTCCATGAGGCAACCGTGCAGCAGCCGTTCGTCCGCTTTGATCGCGTACAGAAAACCTACGACGGCAAGGCACTGATCGTCCGCGATCTCAATCTCGACATCGCGCCGGGCGAGTTCCTGACGCTGCTCGGCCCCTCCGGCTCCGGCAAGACCACGAGCCTGATGATGCTCGCCGGCTTCGAGCAGCCGACCGACGGGCACATCTACCTGGCCGGACGCCCGATCGACCGGCTGCCGCCGCACAAGCGCGATATCGGCGTCGTCTTCCAGAACTACGCACTCTTCCCGCACATGACCGTCGGCGAGAACCTCGCCTTTCCCCTTAGCGTACGCGGCCGCTCGAAGAGCGAGATCGAGGCGCGCGTGAAGCGGGCGCTCGACATGGTGCGGCTCAGCCCGTTGCACGACCGGCGGCCGGCCCAGCTGTCCGGCGGGCAGCAGCAGCGCGTCGCCGTGGCCCGTGCGCTGGTGTTCGAGCCGAAGCTGGTGCTGATGGACGAGCCGCTCGGCGCGCTCGACAAGCAGCTGCGCGAGGAGATGCAGCTCGAGGTCAAGCACATCCACGAGCGGGTCGGCGTGACCGTGGTCTACGTCACCCACGACCAGTCCGAGGCGCTGACCATGTCCGATCGCATCGCGGTCTTCAACGACGGCGTGATCCAGCAATGCGCGGCGCCGCGCGAACTGTACGAGCGGCCGGCGACCGCCTTCGTCGCCTCCTTCCTGGGCGAGAACAACCGCCTTCCCGGCCGGATCGAATCCCTTCAGGGCGGCCTTGCGCGCGTCGTCCTGGACGTCGGCGGCCACATCCTGGCCGATCCGGTCGGCGTCAGCCCGGGGGATCCGACGGTCGTGTCGGTCCGGCCCGAGCGCATCAGCCTCGGACGGCCCGAGGGCGACGCGGTCAACACGCTGAGCGCGCGCGTCATCGAGACGATCTATCACGGCGACCATCTACGGCTGCGGCTGGCCTTGGGAGAACAGGTGGCTGCCGGCGACCCCGACGGCTTTACCGTGAAGCTCGGTCCCAACCAGGCGGAGACGCCCGGACCGGGCCAGCTCATCGAGCTGTCATGGCAGGCCTCGGCCTGCCGGGCGCTGGCGGCCGCCTGA
- a CDS encoding ABC transporter substrate-binding protein, with the protein MLATAAVLLSAAAAQAQDLTVTSWGGSYQDAQREIYFNPFKEESGVNVIEDSWNGGIGALRARVEGGNAGWDVVQVEAEELTLGCDEGLYEEIDWDALGGRDAFIPAAVHDCGVGAIVWSTILTYDGNVFQDQQPQSWADFFDTEAFPGKRGMRRIAKYTLEIALMADGVPPSEVYETLRTPEGVDRAFAKLDTIKDDIVWWESGAQPIQLLGSGEVAMTLTYNGRVTSANKSDNRNFKMVWPGSVYAVDSWVIIAGSPNAEAGMDFIKFASAPEHQKDLPQYIAYGLTNAAANDLVPAEYAADLPTSPDNIKDALELDTEFWVDNSDALTARFNTWVGQ; encoded by the coding sequence ATGTTGGCGACGGCAGCGGTGCTGCTCTCCGCGGCGGCGGCGCAGGCGCAAGACCTGACCGTCACCTCCTGGGGCGGGAGCTACCAGGACGCTCAGCGGGAGATCTACTTCAACCCGTTCAAGGAGGAATCCGGCGTCAACGTCATCGAGGACAGCTGGAACGGCGGCATCGGCGCGCTACGCGCCCGTGTCGAGGGCGGCAATGCCGGCTGGGACGTGGTGCAGGTCGAGGCCGAGGAGCTGACGCTCGGCTGCGACGAAGGCCTGTACGAGGAGATCGACTGGGACGCCCTGGGCGGCAGGGACGCGTTCATTCCCGCCGCCGTTCACGATTGCGGCGTGGGCGCGATCGTCTGGTCGACCATCCTGACCTATGACGGAAACGTGTTCCAGGACCAGCAGCCGCAGTCCTGGGCCGACTTCTTCGACACCGAGGCGTTCCCGGGCAAGCGCGGCATGCGCCGGATCGCCAAGTACACGCTCGAGATCGCGCTCATGGCGGACGGCGTGCCGCCCAGCGAGGTCTACGAGACCCTGCGCACGCCGGAGGGCGTGGATCGCGCCTTCGCCAAGCTCGACACCATTAAGGACGACATCGTCTGGTGGGAGTCGGGCGCGCAGCCGATCCAGCTGCTCGGCTCCGGCGAGGTGGCCATGACGCTCACCTACAATGGCCGGGTCACCTCGGCCAACAAGTCCGACAATCGCAATTTCAAGATGGTCTGGCCCGGCAGCGTCTACGCGGTCGACAGCTGGGTGATCATCGCGGGCTCGCCCAACGCCGAGGCGGGCATGGACTTCATCAAGTTCGCGAGCGCGCCCGAGCACCAGAAGGACCTGCCGCAATACATCGCCTACGGCCTCACCAACGCCGCCGCCAACGACCTGGTCCCGGCCGAGTACGCCGCGGACCTGCCGACCTCGCCCGACAACATCAAGGACGCGCTCGAGCTGGACACCGAGTTCTGGGTCGACAACTCCGACGCGTTGACCGCGCGCTTCAACACCTGGGTCGGCCAGTAA
- a CDS encoding ABC transporter permease, producing MATSIIRPRTPPRDLALWAFSLLVLVFLVLPILVIVPLSFTSGTILSYPLPGLSTRWYAELFASEPWRRSIQNSLIVGFAATTLATGLGVLAALGLNSARIPGRSAIMGLLISPMIVPLVIVATGTYFAYAPFGLSGSLLGLTLAHTALAAPFVVITVSATLAGFDHTLTRAAASLGASPVTAFRKVTLPLIAPGVISGALFAFVTSFDEVVVAIFLTGPQQRTLPRQMFDGIRENISPTITAAATLLVLLAIVLMTIMETLRRRNARMRGLE from the coding sequence ATGGCCACCTCGATCATCCGTCCGAGGACGCCGCCCCGCGACCTGGCGCTCTGGGCGTTCAGCCTCCTGGTCCTTGTGTTCCTGGTCCTGCCGATCCTGGTGATCGTGCCCTTGTCGTTCACGTCGGGCACGATCCTCAGCTATCCGCTGCCCGGCCTGTCGACCCGCTGGTACGCGGAGCTCTTCGCCTCCGAGCCCTGGCGCCGTTCGATCCAAAACAGCCTCATCGTCGGCTTCGCGGCCACGACGCTGGCCACGGGATTGGGCGTGCTCGCCGCGCTCGGCCTGAACTCCGCGCGGATTCCCGGCCGCAGCGCCATCATGGGCCTCCTGATCTCGCCGATGATCGTGCCCTTGGTCATCGTCGCGACCGGCACCTACTTCGCCTACGCACCCTTCGGCCTGAGCGGCAGCCTGCTCGGCCTGACCCTGGCGCACACGGCGCTGGCGGCGCCGTTCGTCGTGATCACGGTCAGCGCCACCCTGGCCGGCTTCGATCACACCTTGACCCGGGCGGCGGCGAGCCTCGGCGCGTCGCCGGTGACCGCGTTCCGCAAGGTCACCCTGCCGCTGATTGCGCCCGGCGTGATCTCAGGCGCCCTGTTCGCCTTCGTGACCTCGTTCGACGAGGTGGTCGTGGCGATCTTCCTGACCGGGCCGCAGCAGCGGACCTTGCCGCGTCAGATGTTCGACGGCATCCGCGAGAACATCAGCCCGACCATCACCGCCGCGGCGACCCTGCTCGTGCTGCTCGCCATCGTCCTCATGACGATCATGGAGACGCTGCGCCGCCGCAACGCGCGCATGCGGGGGCTGGAATAG
- a CDS encoding oligosaccharide flippase family protein: MIRRALFLSFGERYVGIALRLIQLTVLARLLTPEEFGIFVTAASIVLLLDLIADFGMSSYLIQARTVSRRRRSTAFGITLTASLLCACFVVIVAGSLPDSLIDPRLREVLYVLAAGLPLTGIAVPIIALLQRDMRFGALWLVGTARAVVLTFVGIGLAFYGAGPMSLAWASLAERVVFLATALHFSREVGWVWPRLDNWRSVARFGGLQTVANSLKQAADAVTMVVTSKSLGFGSTGLLSRADRITGMFDQTVMQAIQPVILPALAALRRADQELRGFYLRTVALISVVSWPFFAFVFLFAPDLVHLLLGSQWDAVVPVARVLCLAGIFLPFVNMLLKFYTAVGQVDVFVRCSMIVQVTQLCLIIPASLISLEAVALALACETFLRYLITVGALKTRLGFSHHDVFVAVIPSLLVTLSTVVTATIAHELLKSVELPVVIELALGGFGAGIGWFASLFATGHPLADEIRALGHRAFGPGRKHAHGG; this comes from the coding sequence ATGATCCGCCGGGCGCTCTTCCTGTCCTTCGGCGAGCGCTATGTCGGCATCGCCCTGCGCCTGATCCAACTCACGGTCCTGGCCCGGCTCCTGACGCCGGAGGAGTTCGGCATCTTCGTCACGGCGGCGTCGATCGTGCTGCTGCTCGACCTGATCGCGGACTTCGGCATGAGCAGCTACCTGATCCAGGCGCGAACCGTGTCGCGCCGCAGGCGGAGCACCGCCTTCGGCATCACGCTCACCGCCTCGCTGCTGTGCGCATGCTTCGTCGTGATCGTCGCGGGCAGCCTCCCGGACAGCCTGATCGACCCGCGCCTGCGCGAGGTGCTCTACGTCCTGGCGGCCGGCCTGCCGCTCACGGGCATCGCCGTCCCGATCATCGCCCTGCTCCAGCGCGACATGCGCTTCGGCGCGCTTTGGCTGGTCGGCACGGCCCGCGCCGTCGTGCTCACCTTCGTCGGCATCGGGCTGGCCTTCTACGGCGCGGGTCCGATGTCGCTCGCCTGGGCGTCGCTGGCCGAGCGGGTCGTCTTCCTGGCGACCGCTCTCCATTTCTCCCGCGAGGTCGGTTGGGTCTGGCCCAGGCTCGACAACTGGCGCAGCGTCGCGCGCTTCGGAGGGCTGCAGACGGTCGCCAACAGCCTCAAGCAGGCGGCCGACGCCGTGACCATGGTGGTGACGAGCAAGTCGCTGGGCTTCGGCTCGACCGGCCTGCTCTCGCGCGCCGACCGGATCACCGGCATGTTCGACCAGACGGTGATGCAGGCAATCCAGCCGGTGATCCTCCCCGCGCTGGCGGCGCTGCGCCGGGCCGATCAGGAGCTGCGCGGGTTCTACCTGCGCACCGTGGCCCTGATCAGCGTGGTGTCCTGGCCGTTCTTCGCCTTCGTCTTCCTCTTCGCGCCCGATCTCGTCCATCTCCTGCTCGGGTCGCAGTGGGACGCGGTCGTGCCGGTCGCGCGCGTGCTGTGCCTGGCCGGCATCTTCCTGCCCTTCGTCAACATGCTCCTGAAGTTCTACACCGCCGTCGGGCAGGTCGACGTCTTCGTGCGCTGCTCGATGATTGTGCAGGTCACGCAGCTCTGCCTCATCATTCCGGCCAGCCTGATCTCGCTCGAGGCCGTGGCGCTGGCGCTCGCCTGCGAAACCTTCCTGCGCTACCTGATCACGGTCGGGGCGCTGAAGACCCGCCTGGGCTTCAGCCATCACGACGTGTTCGTCGCGGTCATCCCTTCGCTCCTGGTCACGCTGTCGACCGTCGTGACCGCGACGATCGCCCATGAGCTGCTCAAGTCGGTCGAGCTGCCGGTCGTGATCGAGCTCGCGCTGGGCGGCTTCGGCGCCGGCATCGGCTGGTTCGCTTCCCTGTTCGCGACCGGCCATCCCCTGGCGGACGAAATTCGGGCGCTCGGCCATCGCGCCTTCGGCCCCGGCCGCAAGCACGCCCACGGCGGCTGA